GGGCGCTGATGGCTGATGCTTGGCATCACCGCTCGGATGCACTTTCATCCATCGGTTCATTTGCGGGTATACTCGGTGCGAGAATGGGTCTGCCTGTGCTTGACCCTCTTGCAAGCGTGATAATCTGCGTTTTCATCGAAAAAGCGGCACTTGAGATCTTCATTGACGCTGTCAACAAGATGATAGACAGATCCTGCAGTGATGATACCGTTACTAAAATGCAGGAAGTCATACTTGACACAGAGGGCGTACTGGGGATCGATGAACTGAAAACAAGACTTTTCGGCGCTAAGATATACGTTGAAGTCGAGATACGCATGGATCCGGACAAAACACTTGTTGAAGCCCATGACACGGCTGAAATGGTCCATGACATGATCGAAAAGACTTTTCCGAAGGTAAAGCACTGTATGGTACACGTTAATCCGGATATCCCTGATTAAAGAGCGGTAATATTTTCACTTCATTTTCGTCAAAATCCGCTTGCAAATGACACAGGATTGTGCTATACTGGTAATATTGAATTCCGTACAAGAGGGTCAAGTATAGATGAAAAAATAATTGCGTGTTATATCGCACTGCTGGTGTGCTGTGCTGATATTTGCTGATATAGGCAGCTTTTCGGCATCTGCTCTCAGCTTTGTGCCACCTGCTGTGGGACGCTGCGGTGAGGCGCAAGGGATATAAAGCTGTATTCCGATATGCGTTTATATGGTGAATATGGACAGCGGCGATGTCATAGTTGATATCAACGGCGAAAAGGAATCCCTCCCGCCTCACTTGACAAAGCTTAATGACGGCTGTTGTTCTTCTGGATGAACTGGGCGGGCGATGAAAGCACCCTGAAAAACAGGCATGAGATGGTCCGCAGGCACCGAAAAGCCTTTGATGAAACTTTACGATACAGGTGCCGGCGACCGCCCGATATACAGCCCAACGAGAATCTGTCAGCGCTTACGACCTGCTGGCGGCACTGCTGATACCATCAGCCTGCTGAAGCCGCCAATATAATCGCAATAAACGTGGGCGGAAACGTTCCGCATTCGTGGATATG
The genomic region above belongs to Ruminococcus albus AD2013 and contains:
- a CDS encoding cation diffusion facilitator family transporter, which codes for ALMADAWHHRSDALSSIGSFAGILGARMGLPVLDPLASVIICVFIEKAALEIFIDAVNKMIDRSCSDDTVTKMQEVILDTEGVLGIDELKTRLFGAKIYVEVEIRMDPDKTLVEAHDTAEMVHDMIEKTFPKVKHCMVHVNPDIPD